In Ipomoea triloba cultivar NCNSP0323 chromosome 15, ASM357664v1, one genomic interval encodes:
- the LOC116007520 gene encoding ras-related protein RABA5a-like, whose translation MALQSEEEIPDDYLFKIVMVGDSAVGKSNLLARFARDEFYSNSKSTIGVEFQTQKMEINGKEVKAQVWDTAGQERFRAVTSAYYRGAVGALLVYDVSRRLTFESIGRWLSELQNHSDMNIVTILVGNKSDLQDAREVTTAEGKALAEAQSLFFIETSALNSSNVTAAFETIVKEIYTILSRKVMQSQELKGDDAERLSGGKPVVLEDEENKEAAEGEEAKAGCC comes from the exons ATGGCTTTACAATCTGAAGAGGAAATACCTGACGATTACCTTTTCAAGATTGTTATGGTTGGTGATTCAGCTGTTGGGAAATCAAATTTGCTTGCTAGATTTGCCAGAGATGAATTTTATTCTAACTCAAAATCAACAATAGGAGTAGAATTTCAGACCCAGAAGATGGAAATAAATGGGAAGGAAGTTAAGGCGCAGGTATGGGATACAGCAGGTCAGGAACGGTTTAGGGCTGTCACTTCTGCATATTACAGGGGTGCAGTTGGAGCTCTTCTGGTCTATGACGTCAGTAGACGATTGACTTTTGAGAGCATTGGGCGATGGCTTAGTGAGCTTCAGA ATCACTCCGATATGAATATAGTTACAATACTAGTTGGCAACAAATCCGATCTCCAAGATGCCCGGGAAGTTACAACTGCTGAAGGCAAAGCCTTGGCCGAAGCTCAGAGTCTATTTTTTATAGAAACTTCAGCTCTCAATTCATCAAATGTAACTGCAGCTTTTGAAACGATTGTTAAGGAAATCTACACTATCTTGAGCCGGAAGGTCATGCAATCTCAAGAGCTCAAAGGAGACGATGCTGAACGGTTATCAGGTGGAAAGCCCGTGGTTTTGGAGGACgaagaaaataaagaagctgCAGAAGGGGAAGAAGCGAAAGCTGGATGCTGCTAA